A stretch of Electrophorus electricus isolate fEleEle1 chromosome 3, fEleEle1.pri, whole genome shotgun sequence DNA encodes these proteins:
- the trib2 gene encoding tribbles homolog 2: MNIQRSNPINISRYGRSRHKTHEFEELSCLRTTESNQSFSPNLGSPSPPETPDSSHCISCIGNYLLLEPLEGDHVFRAAHLHSGEELVCKVFDISRYQESLAAYFVLGAHQNISQIVEILLGDTRAYVFFERSHGDMHSFVRTRKKLREEEAARLFYQIASAVAHCHDNGLVLRDLKLRKFVFKNEERSLVKLESLEDTYLLEGNDDSLSDKHGCPAYVSPEILNASGSYSGKAADVWSLGVMLYTILVGRYPFHDVEPGSLFSKIRRGQFSIPETLTPKARCLIRSVLRREPAERLTSREILEHPWFLAATSQAGGAHIRGERDADQTVPEAIVEEELEQFFS; encoded by the exons ATGAACATACAGAGGTCAAATCCCATTAACATTTCACGTTATGGGAGATCAAGGCACAAAACGCACGAATTTGAGGAGTTATCTTGCCTAAGGACTACAGAATCCAACCAGAGCTTTAGCCCCAATTTAGGAAGCCCCAGCCCTCCAGAGACTCCGGACTCCTCGCACTGCATTTCATGCATTGGAAATTACCTTTTGTTGGAGCCGCTTGAGGGAGACCACGTTTTCAGGGCCGCCCACTTGCACAGTGGAGAAGAGCTGGTTTGCAAG GTATTTGATATCAGTCGATACCAGGAGTCCTTGGCAGCCTACTTTGTACTGGGCGCCCACCAAAACATCAGCCAGATTGTGGAAATCCTCCTGGGGGACACACGGGCATATGTGTTCTTTGAGAGGAGCCATGGAGACATGCACTCGTTTGTCCGCACACGCAAGAAGCTGCGCGAGGAAGAGGCTGCCCGGCTCTTCTATCAGATAGCCTCTGCTGTGGCGCATTGCCACGACAATGGCCTGGTTCTCCGAGACCTCAAGCTGAGGAAATTCGTCTTTAAGAATGAGGAAAG GAGCCTCGTGAAGTTGGAGAGTTTGGAAGACACATACCTCTTGGAAGGGAATGATGACTCTCTCTCGGACAAACACGGCTGTCCAGCCTACGTGAGCCCGGAGATCCTCAATGCTAGTGGCAGCTACTCGGGGAAGGCAGCTGACGTGTGGAGTCTGGGTGTCATGCTGTACACCATCCTCGTCGGCCGCTACCCGTTCCATGACGTGGAGCCCGGGTCGCTCTTCAGCAAGATCCGCCGCGGCCAGTTCAGCATCCCTGAGACGCTGACACCCAAGGCACGCTGCCTGATCCGCAGCGTGCTCCGGCGGGAGCCAGCAGAGCGCCTCACATCCCGTGAGATCCTGGAGCACCCCTGGTTCCTGGCTGCCACCAGCCAGGCTGGTGGGGCCCACATCCGGGGGGAGCGTGACGCAGACCAGACAGTACCAGAGGCCATTGTGGAGGAAGAGCTGGAGCAATTCTTCAGCTGA